A section of the Streptococcus oriscaviae genome encodes:
- a CDS encoding zinc-binding dehydrogenase, with protein sequence MKAVVVSQAGGPEVLEVVERERPRLKPGWSLVKVMGFGINHSEIFTRQGLSPSVSFPRVLGIELVGLIEETSDSQNLLVGLKVVSIMGEMGRAYDGSYAEYALVPNSNLYVIRTDLDWAELASVPETYYTAYGSMKNLKIEASDKVLVRGGTSGVGQAFVKLVKARYPHLSVYASARSLAKKDKLLASGFTDVIVDEQGRLQTELTFDKILELVGPATIADSLAHLQEGGIVCSTGQLGGKWYLEDFDPIEMLRHNVYLTTFASGNVSKTKLQEMFDYIASYHVPVGPEKIFSLDRIQEAHAYLEGKESFGKVIVLNHEKES encoded by the coding sequence ATGAAAGCAGTAGTCGTATCTCAAGCAGGTGGCCCAGAAGTTCTTGAAGTCGTTGAACGCGAACGTCCTCGCCTCAAACCAGGCTGGTCGTTGGTCAAGGTCATGGGCTTTGGCATTAACCATTCGGAGATTTTTACCAGACAGGGACTGTCACCCAGCGTTTCCTTTCCCAGAGTTCTAGGCATTGAGCTGGTTGGTCTTATCGAAGAAACCAGCGACAGTCAGAATCTGCTGGTCGGACTCAAGGTGGTGTCTATCATGGGGGAGATGGGGCGTGCCTACGATGGCTCCTATGCTGAATACGCCTTGGTTCCTAACAGCAACCTTTATGTCATCAGGACTGACCTAGACTGGGCAGAGCTTGCCAGCGTTCCTGAAACCTACTATACAGCTTATGGTTCGATGAAAAATCTGAAGATTGAAGCCAGCGATAAGGTTCTGGTCAGGGGTGGAACCAGCGGTGTGGGCCAGGCCTTTGTCAAACTGGTCAAAGCCCGTTATCCCCATCTTTCAGTCTATGCCTCAGCCAGAAGTCTGGCGAAGAAGGATAAACTGCTAGCCTCTGGTTTTACAGATGTTATCGTGGACGAACAGGGCCGCCTGCAGACAGAGCTGACCTTTGATAAGATTTTGGAGCTGGTCGGGCCTGCCACCATAGCAGATTCTTTAGCTCACTTGCAAGAGGGCGGTATCGTCTGTTCAACTGGTCAGCTTGGCGGCAAATGGTATCTGGAAGATTTTGATCCAATTGAAATGCTGCGACACAACGTTTATCTGACCACTTTTGCATCAGGCAATGTTTCCAAAACCAAGCTTCAAGAGATGTTTGACTATATCGCAAGTTATCATGTCCCAGTCGGGCCTGAGAAGATTTTTTCACTGGACAGGATTCAAGAGGCCCATGCTTACTTGGAAGGAAAAGAGAGTTTTGGCAAAGTGATTGTACTAAACCATGAGAAGGAGAGTTAA
- a CDS encoding MarR family winged helix-turn-helix transcriptional regulator, which produces MSDLHRQTKQYARIFDQQLAFYEGYARRHGLQSKGLYMLMWIYYNPQGITQKRISEKTYASKQVVNATIKKFIEKGYLTCKENPQDKRHKLLTLTEAGRSYASAILDPLEALEMKAMQALSDEEQTLFLQLSERYSQSITALFLKEEGGIYD; this is translated from the coding sequence ATGTCAGATTTACACCGACAAACCAAGCAGTATGCTCGTATTTTTGATCAGCAGCTGGCCTTTTATGAAGGCTATGCCAGACGGCATGGTTTACAGAGCAAGGGGCTTTACATGCTGATGTGGATCTACTACAATCCTCAAGGGATTACTCAGAAGCGTATCAGTGAAAAAACTTATGCCAGCAAGCAAGTGGTCAATGCAACCATCAAGAAATTTATAGAAAAAGGCTATCTGACCTGCAAAGAAAATCCTCAGGATAAGCGCCACAAGTTACTAACATTGACAGAAGCAGGCCGTTCCTATGCTTCAGCTATATTGGATCCATTAGAGGCTTTGGAGATGAAAGCGATGCAAGCCTTGTCTGATGAGGAACAGACCTTGTTTTTGCAGCTGTCAGAACGTTATAGCCAGTCCATTACAGCATTGTTTTTAAAGGAAGAAGGGGGGATCTATGATTGA
- a CDS encoding ABC transporter ATP-binding protein, translating into MIDYQNVTLDCSVNGPILRNLTFTIQEGEFFVLIGPSGCGKTTTLKLINRLLEQTDGDILFQGKRLKDYNLRELRLETGYVLQQIALFPNMTVAENIALIPEMKGMDKAAILEKTRELLTKVGLEPDQYLNRLPKDLSGGERQRIGILRAIIANPKVLLMDEPFSALDPISRSQLQDLIKALHQEFGMTTVFVTHDMDEAVKLADRICLMKEGQVLQIGSPDELRHHPADDFVTEFMQTSGGAK; encoded by the coding sequence ATGATTGACTACCAAAATGTGACCCTAGACTGCTCTGTCAATGGGCCAATCTTACGCAACTTGACCTTTACCATTCAAGAAGGGGAGTTCTTTGTCCTCATTGGTCCCAGCGGCTGTGGAAAAACAACAACCTTGAAGTTGATTAACCGCCTCTTGGAGCAAACAGATGGCGATATTCTCTTTCAGGGCAAGCGGCTCAAGGACTACAATCTTCGGGAGCTGCGTCTGGAAACAGGTTATGTTCTCCAGCAGATTGCTCTTTTCCCAAATATGACCGTGGCAGAGAACATTGCCCTCATTCCTGAAATGAAGGGTATGGACAAGGCAGCGATTCTGGAAAAAACCAGAGAACTCTTGACCAAGGTGGGCTTGGAGCCTGACCAGTACCTGAACCGTCTGCCCAAGGACCTTTCTGGCGGAGAGCGGCAGCGGATTGGGATTTTGCGGGCCATTATTGCCAATCCCAAGGTCTTGCTCATGGATGAGCCCTTTTCAGCCTTGGACCCCATCAGCAGAAGTCAGCTCCAGGATTTGATCAAGGCTCTCCATCAGGAATTTGGTATGACAACCGTCTTTGTGACCCATGATATGGATGAGGCGGTCAAGCTGGCCGACCGAATTTGCCTCATGAAAGAGGGACAGGTTCTGCAGATTGGCAGCCCTGATGAGCTTCGCCATCATCCAGCAGATGACTTTGTCACCGAATTTATGCAGACAAGCGGAGGTGCCAAATGA